The Pristis pectinata isolate sPriPec2 chromosome 20, sPriPec2.1.pri, whole genome shotgun sequence genomic sequence CCTTTAGTAGTTGGCTTTCAAAGGTCCTTTggcaagacatttttaaaaaattagtctCATATGAACCAGATATAAACAGCTGCTTTATTTAATTTTCTCACAGAACAGAAAACACAAGGACGTTTGTATACAAAGTTTAGTTTCTCTCAGGAAACTGTAGTGAAAAAATAGACATGCTTGCCTGTAAATTAATCACAAGGTATTTTCTTTCAATTAATTTCAAGCACTGAACTGCAACATCCCAGTTGACATTCTCTTgataaagagaaactatttcaaGTAGTTGGGAAGTCTAGGACCAAAGACTTTGCTTAAAAAACTAGAGCTAGATCTTTCAACAACGTAACTAGGATACACTTCTAAAGACTGAATGGATATTCTTCCAcaaatgccaatcaatgtttttcaattgttaattttaagtaGGGCATGGTTAGATTTTTGTAAATTGTATTGAGAGATAAAAGAACAAAGTTAGTAGGTTGTCATGAAGTTAGGTCACTGATTTCAGTGGAAGGCAGAAATGGTTTTAAGTAGCTAAAATACCCTGACCCTGTCTCAATGTACATATCTTATGTTCAGAACATTATTGTTCATTCTGGGgtagggagagaaggggagggacagAATTTAATTCCTGAGTGGATTGGTTTATGAACAGATTGGGAAGGTTGCAAAGTCTGCAAGAAGTGATAACACATCAATGCCAATCAACAAGTATCTGTGCTTCACACAAGCACATCAGGCTGCAATCAGAAATCACCTTGGGAGAGGTTAGCTGGCAATTTAAATATGTTAATCATTAACTAAATTTTCCCAAACACTGTTCATTGAACTCACCAACGAAACTGAGGCAAGAGCACATGTTGTCAGACAGGTTTGGCAGAGTAAACAAGCACAGCAATAGattctgcagcctcacagctgtTTTCTTAAGAAACTTTAGCTTTCTTCACAGGAGATGTTTCAGTTCATTATTCAGGTAAACTTGGAAAACTTCTTGTAGGCATAGACAAGATTTCCAGGAAGCTAACATAATATCTTCATGCAGAGGTTGTCTGGACTCCCTGATCATTCACATCTCCAAACAGATTTACACAGGTTGCTTAGAAACAAGGAATAACACTTAATACTCCAGAGGAATATTTTAACTAAAGTCACTAGCAATACATGTTAATTATCTGGAGCAGCCATTCAGTACGTACCTGCAAGTATTTTTTAGAATGGTCATTTACTTTGCGATGTAGCAATGAGAGTAGGGGACACAACACAGAGATGGCAGGAAATGACACAGCCCCTTGGATGAGGAGCAAAGCAATCCgaagaggaaaaggaaaatggTGTTAATGCAGTCAGTTGCAAGAGAACAGGGGACATCTCCAAACTCATGTTAGCAAAGTTGAGTCAGCCTCCAGAATTCACTCATCTGAAAAGGGGGCAACAACTTCACCTGACCACACAAACTATTTCCCACACACCGATATATATGTCTTGTCCTCGACCCATTCTTCAGCACCAGTTTGCAATCCAAATGTTAAGAGGCCACTTGCAATTTAGCAACCATAGATGTTACAGATATGAAATGAAGGTTATTAACACCATATCCTCGTGTAGCTACCAATACCTACTGGTCCAGAAATTCTAATACACCCTAGTGTGTACTAGAACAGCATGGATGAGGTTGGCTCACAATTGTTCTGATCATTGGCCCACCTCATGAGATTTCAGTTGCATCCGAGGCTAATAATGTGTTGCCCTATGCTTctcctccaccttcccttcctcctcctcttccaaggCCAGGATCGGAAGGCAGCTATAGAACAGCATGGCTTAGGGAGGCACCTGATCCAGGTATGGGAGTGGAAAAGGGTAATTGGGAGGGAGGAGCAGGGTATCAGAGGCCAGGAAATTGTGTTGTTGGatactgaagggcctggatagagtggatgcggagaggaggttttaggatctgagggcacagcatcagaataaaggtacgtacctttaaaactgaaatcaggaagaatttcttcagccagacatCATTGAATTTGTTGCCACcaaaggccaagtcattgggtgtatttaaagcagagattgaaaggttcttgaatggcaagggggttaagggttatgaggagaaggcaggagaatggggttgaaaaaaaatcagccatgattgaatggcggagcagttgGCCTAATTCTGATCCCATATCTTACGGTCTAATGAGCGGGGGCAGGAAGCTGGGGATGGAGATTGCAGGGTCTGGATGGGGCCACAAAttaagtggggtgggggtggtgctgaATGGATATTTGAGATGGGCAGTGAAACGTATGTTACTTACTTTGCTTGCTTCCTAGGTTTACACTGTGGGAATAGGCCCAGGAATGCCCAAGAACAGGCATCCTCTGTAATAACATGATCCAAGTTGCCTTGTCAGGCTCCAAGAAGAACACTCTATGAGAGTGACATTAGCAATATATCTCCAATGTAGAAATAATGTTGGTGTCACAACAGCACTCATGACAGAAAGGGTACACTTTGCCAGCAATGTGAAACTGAGAAACAGTTGTAATTATGGAGGGAAAATGTATTTTATGTTACATGgcactgcaaaaaaaatcactcaattgAATTTTCAGTTGacatagactcatagagcaaggaccttcggcccaactggtccatgctgaccaagatgcaagATTCTCAAGAGTCTTACATGGTGCAAGGGCAGTAGCTTTAGAGGCAGGTTGCTTGTATTTGTTCTCTGAAAGCCAAGTTGTTCTTGGCTGACACCCTCTGGATTTCAGAGTCTGTGAGGTCCTGCAATCAATTGCCTCACTTTGCAAGGACAGATGGCTATTGGAACACCAAGCACCACCCAGGATTCCATCTGGGAAAGTCcaggggaaaggggaaagtggGTGAGAAAGGGAAGGATTTTGACCAGTTACCTCAGTTTCACATACCCTGTCACTATCCTCACCTCCATGTTAGCATTGGACTGATGTGCACTTTACTACAGGTCATTAGGGGAATGTATGACAATGCTACGACATCTGTCTTCTATGATGCCATCTTTGTGTCCAATGTTGACTATTTCCTACTGTCAACACTCTCCCTGGCTCCTGCCGCCCCAGATGTTCACTCCAGCAAGGTGTgtgcaatacattttgttaatTGGTTTAGTTGAGCAGCTAGCTCTGGGATTTATTAAATGTATTGCTTATAATGTGTGCCTTTAGAAGTAAAGTTGAGCCATGCACGTGATCAGCATATCCATAGTCTTGTAGTGACTAGAACGGCTCTGATGAACGtgcttcagaaaactttagaACTGCAACCCTTCCACTGGTGCATCAGGAAGCTAAAATTCTGTCTTATGAACTTCTACCACCACACTTAACCTCCCCTCTTATTTCCTGATAAGGCAATAATCCTGAATAAATATAATTTCACAGGCATCAGTTTTCTATAATTTAGGATAAAGCATTGATCCCCATTCaagtaaaactgaaaataaagctTAAGGTCACTCACTTTTCAATGAGAACATCTCGTTCTCAATGTGATGCTTTTTACAACAGGCTGTATCATGCAGACCAACAAAAGTGTCACCCACAGATCCCCCTTGCACACACGTTCCTGGGTTGAATGCAGAGGGTATATCTCATGGAGCTCTGCTGTCCGGTGATGTACTTTAGAGGCCCCACTCCAAAAACTCTCCTGACAGCCGGCAAAGTGGGAGCCAAAACTTTGTCAGGCTACAAAAAAACTATTTtagttgtttttaaatgtcacagTGAGAGACATAGAACACTAATAAAATTCAAGTATATAATTGAATGCAAATTGAAAAGCTCTTAAAAGTTAACTGGGACACATAAGTAAGGCAAATGATTTTAAGAAGTAAATTTGTGTCACTTCCTAACCCTTTGCCTTACAAgtccccattgaaatcagtggagtCATGGAACCTGCTTCAGATCTGGTCTGGTGCATTAGGATGTGAAAGGCAATTTCCCAGTGTATTGTTGGGAAATCTCATCCAAACTGAGCCCCACTGCTCGACTCCATGGGGAGTCCAGTGCTGAAGTTAGTAGACAGATTTCACCTTCCAAATATGTCCTAGCATGTGCTGTGAAACTCACAGGTCAAGTTCAGTTTCAGAACTCAGCAAGGTCTACTCCACGCTGTACAGGATTACCGTACATAGCAGTGCATTTATTTGCTGCCATATAGAAATTGATACAAAACAGAACTTTGTATGTATGAACAGACATTAAGAGATATGAATGTACTGGTGGACAAACTATAATGATAGATTTCacacattttatattttcttatccTATTGTTACCTGCTGAATACCTTCAAGCTATTAAAACAACAGCCAAGTTAAACACATTTACCGGATATGTTATCGGCATAAATCAACTAAGCAAAACTTCAATGAAGTTGCTGGGTTTAGTCACCATAGAAAAATATTGATTACCTGCGTCTCTTCTGAATGTACATCacctaattaaaaaaaaggaaaaggttcAGTTAACCTGGTTCTTTAAGTATTTGCAGCAAAACACTAAGTAATGTAAAATTAATCACTAACGTAAGAATAAGCCGAACAAACATGCCCCAGTTAGAATAAAGCACAGATTTAGAATAAATACGGCTAGTTCACTTTTGCTAACTGACATCCGTTAATCCAAAGTTGAAAGACAGGGCAGATGGAAtgcaaggaaactggagtatAAAAGGCTTAGACTAGCAGGATCTGAATGTGTGCTACCTCCACGCTGGATGTGCAGCAGCCATCAAGGTCAGCAGTAAGAGATGAGAATGAAGCCCATTGGTCAGTCAGGAAAGATTTCTTGAAGGCATGGTAAAACAAAAGTAGCAGTAGTCTTCACGCAGCAAAGTGGCTGATTATCCTCCTCAGTTGCGTCATAGTTGAGAATTAGAAGGCGGCAGAATTCTTCTTTAATGTTCTCCACCATAattacaacaaatttcatgacatatgtctgtgataatgaacctgattctgaatggAAATATCAACGTGATCAATCAGTCTATACTGCAGATCTAACAAGTCTCTGGACTAGGATTAAACTTCATGTGGTGTGTCACTTTCTCCTCTAGCTACTCTCCAAAAAAAGTGTGGAAACATACTTCATTTTAGGTAGATTTAGGTAGATAAGAGTTTCAGATTGTAATGGTGATAATCTATATACTCAAATGAATGGTTACCATCAGATTTTTATGGGTTGGCAGGACACTATTTAAATCACATACAGAAATTGTTCAGAATATTCAGAATGGTTATTAACAATTTGATAAGGGGTGCCATCAGATCCAAGAATGAATGGCCTGATGGTTGTAGTCTAAGTAGTACCAAGCAATTAAATGCTGATAACTGTATAAAATAATATCACATGATTTTACTTCCCAATTGAAAAGAGCTCAGAAGCGCATTGCAAACTCAACAGATTAACGTTATGCAAGATTTCACAATGAAAATGCAAGATTTCACAATGAAAATGCAACTATGGACTGCTTCCCTTTAAAATAATAAGCTGGGATTTAGCTGTGGTTCCCACGATAATTAACGAAAGTCATTATCCATGTAAAAACTGCTCAGGTCATGTCATAGTTTTCAGATGTCTCtgaatttttaaattataatttataaaataacaCTTTGTTATCTGAAACACAAGTGTTAGGATAAAAACAATTTAACTTATCCTTTGCTTTAGATCCATTTAGTccccattgaaattaatggatcCTGTGACCAGTTTAACCTGATGCAGAATTTGAGGTAATACACCAGTATAAATGCTGGCAAATCTCAGGAAGATAGAGCGCCACTGCTGTACCCTATCTGTGAACAGATTTGGACTTCTGAATATGTCAGCAAGTTCAGGATAAAGCACGCAGCaagtcctggagacacaagagactgcagatgctgaaatctggagtgaaaaaccaaactgctagaagaactcagtgggccaggcagtgtctgtggagggaaatggacaggcgacgtttcaggtcgagacccttcatttggactggtcTTGGTTTGGCTTCCATTTAAACTGGCATTGACCAGCTAGGTCCTTGCTTTAGCATTCACTAATCAGACATAATAGTTTTGTTTCAATAACCTTGTTAATCTGATGAGTTTGTGAAAAAATTCTATAGCCAAGAAAGCAGCAAATTCTGTAGGTCATCATAATGAGGGTTTTTGCGCAAAACCCCGAAAATTGATGTAATTATTTAATATGCATTAATAGTATTATTTTCTTCAGTTATTACAAAATATTGTTGGATTGGTTATTTTACCCAGGCCCTATTATTTTAATTAACCATGCAACATAATTACAGATCAGAACTGTCACCCCTGAGGTTTTACAAAGTCAAAACTAAAGTGATTGTATGAATATGAAAAATTACTTTACCATAGCAACAGTAAATCCAATTACTGTCAGGACAAAGAATGGTACAAGAACAAATCCCGCAACTGCATTACTTTCATCAGTAGGAGGCACGGTCACTGAAGAATTACTCGTTTTCACTAGAATATTCTGCATCTGCATTGGAACCATTCGTCTTCATTCACAATGTCTTTGACCACAGAGAAGTCAGTCTTGCTGGGGTGGTGGACCACTTAGTTGCATTTAGATGAAAAATCAGAACGCACAGTTACTTAGCTAAAGTTTTCCATTCATGGCCACGCTTGATATTTCTACAACCaatatatctgaaataaaagacattacaaatattagagaaacaaaggactacagaagctggaatatctagatgaaaaacactatgacaaAACCCTATGACACTGGccagaccaaacgcagactaggtgactatttCACAGAAACCTGCGGTccgtccataaccacgatctgcatctccccgttgccagtcacttcaactctccctccctctccgtcactgatatgtcagtcctcgtcctcctccactgccaggagaagtcctagtgcaaactggaggaacagcacctcattttgcttcttgaaaccttgcagcttaatggcatgaacatttaattcccccattttaagtaatcccctcaaccacaccccccccccataaccatgcctcttcttttcttctctttcctagcctctctctctttttactacctttttttcctccttaccttgacccatcccctggtggattgctctcccctcctccctcacacctgcttatcgctacctcttacctgcatctacctatcaccaccttgtgcccaccccgcctcctctcttttgtccacctatcactgctctgcttttccctcctattttttgggctttcccttttcctatcttcagtcctgaagaagggtcctgacccgaaacattgaccacctgctttt encodes the following:
- the smim29 gene encoding small integral membrane protein 29 isoform X1, coding for MVPMQMQNILVKTSNSSVTVPPTDESNAVAGFVLVPFFVLTVIGFTVAMVMYIQKRRRLDKLRHQLLPVYAYDPTEDLHEAEEELLIDSDEPKLVKGWGTSQHYKRAFLTNSMNA
- the smim29 gene encoding small integral membrane protein 29 isoform X2 — its product is MVPMQMQNILVKTSNSSVTVPPTDESNAVAGFVLVPFFVLTVIGFTVAMVMYIQKRRRLDKLRHQLLPVYAYDPTEDLHEAEEELLIDSDEPKFHTDNQRHQGNC